The following coding sequences lie in one Zingiber officinale cultivar Zhangliang chromosome 2B, Zo_v1.1, whole genome shotgun sequence genomic window:
- the LOC122049693 gene encoding jacalin-related lectin 3-like: MAEPSECFTNLYKSSEQNITLKVGPWEGNGQNFDIINDSQLITKVVVKSGDVVDYLEIFYSVGGNSVTSYSAGGSGGDSTNEIPLGEGEYINWISGSVINNYNCQSCITQLGFKTNKGNEYGPFGNNKGSEGTGFTIPFVDGRIVGFFGSSGKYINAIGVYLAPN, from the exons ATGGCTGAACCCAGCGAGTGCTTCACCAACTTATACAAATCCAGCGAGCAGAACATCA CTCTTAAGGTTGGGCCATGGGAAGGTAACGGGCAAAACTTTGACATTATCAATGACTCCCAATTAATCACAAAGGTTGTAGTCAAATCAGGAGATGTCGTCGACTATTTGGAGATCTTCTATTCTGTGGGCGGTAATTCAGTGACATCATACTCAGCAGGCGGCAGTGGCGGTGATTCCACCAATGAG ATTCCGCTAGGAGAAGGTGAATATATCAACTGGATCTCTGGGTCCGTCATTAATAATTACAACTGCCAATCTTGTATCACTCAGCTTGGATTTAAAACCAACAAGGGGAACGAGTATGGGCCTTTTGGCAATAACAAAGGTAGCGAGGGGACGGGGTTCACTATTCCATTCGTTGACGGTCGAATTGTTGGATTCTTTGGCTCGTCCGGCAAGTATATAAATGCGATCGGAGTCTATTTGGCTCCTAATTAA